From a region of the Arachis ipaensis cultivar K30076 chromosome B09, Araip1.1, whole genome shotgun sequence genome:
- the LOC107616610 gene encoding universal stress protein A-like protein, whose protein sequence is MEKKEQKIMVAVDQSEESMHALSWCLSNLISDTNKKKLLLLHVKPPPAICSFDTAGYVFSPEVIAAMEKYSMELANSVMDKAEAICRNLNAADITMERVIEMGDAKNVICSTVQKLDADTLVMGSHGYGFFKRTLLGSVSDHCAKHAKCPVIIVKQP, encoded by the exons atggaaaagaaagAGCAAAAGATTATGGTGGCTGTGGATCAGAGTGAGGAAAGCATGCATGCACTGTCATGGTGCCTAAGCAATCTTATTTCAGATACCAATAAAAAGAAGCTTCTTCTGCTCCATGTCAAGCCTCCTCCTGCTATCTGCTCCTTCGACACTGCag GGTATGTGTTTTCCCCTGAAGTTATTGCTGCTATGGAAAAGTACAGTATGGAGCTTGCTAATTCAGTAATGGATAAAGCTGAAGCCATTTGCAGAAATTTGAACGCCGCCGAT ATAACTATGGAGAGAGTAATTGAGATGGGAGATGCAAAGAATGTAATTTGCAGTACAGTGCAGAAGTTAGATGCTGACACTTTGGTCATGGGAAGCCATGGTTATGGATTCTTCAAGAG AACACTCCTTGGAAGTGTGAGCGACCACTGTGCCAAGCATGCAAAGTGTCCTGTTATAATCGTCAAACAACCATGA